GTGTATCCTTTAAAGTTGGTTGCGTGTTTTGCTTCTAATTTTTCCATTTTTGAAACACGTTTCATAATGGTTTCGTGGTTAGTTAGGGTTCCACCTAACCATCTTTCAGTTACAAAGAATGAATTTGTTCTCTCGGCAGCATTTTTAACTGCTTCGCGAGCTTGTTTTTTGGTTCCTACAAAAATAAATTTAGCATTTTTTGCTGCTAATGAATTTATTAGAGAATAAGCAAATTCCAAATATTTTTGAGTTTTAAAAATATCTATAATGTGTGCGCCTTTATTTTTTTTGTTTGGCACAAGATATTCTTTCATTTTAGGATTTCATGCATGGCTTTTGTGTCCAAAATAAGCACCTGCTTCTAACAATTTAGTTCTTGAAACAATTGGATTTTTAGCTTCCTTATTTTCTTTTGGTTGTTTTGTTTCAACCTTTTCTGTTTTTTTGTTTTCTGTTGACATATTTTCCTTTTAGTTTGTTTTAATCTAAATGAGTTTTTCTGACGCCTAGCACTGAAATTATAGTTAGCACACCCAAGCGAATCCAAACTCATCGTTTATAAATGTTAAGTTATTTAAGTAATCTTATTGTTAAATATAATATTACAATATAAATTTTATCTTATTTTGTGATCTTGTTATTCTGAGTGTATGATTTTTATTTGTCTATCTTATAGCAAAAAAAGTTTTTTAAATTAAAAAAACCAAAAACCACAAAATTTAAAAGGCTTAAATTTAGTAGTTTTTGTTTTGATTTTATGACTTAACTTTATTGAAATAATAAGTAGTTATAAGACTTAAAGTTTTATCATCAACTGGTTGTATTGTTTCGTGTATTGTATTACTGTTATCAATAATTTCATACATATTAATTGCAGTTTGATCTTGTCCATCAAATTTATCTAAAAAGTAATATCTAAAAACAATTTCATAATCTGTAATTGATGAAGGTGTATAGTTAATAAAAGCAAAATTATTTAAGTTTGGATAATCTTCTAAAAAATCTTCATTCCCTAAATTGATATATGTGATCGAGTTTGCTAATCAACTAAATAATGGATTTTCATCATTGTTTAATTCATTGACTGAATCCGGGTAATTGTCTTTTAGAGTTTGTAAATTAGAACTTAATATTCAAGCAAGAATGTTTTCAAACTGTGAGCTTGTTTTTTCTTTAAGAAAGTTATTGATGTTTTCAATGGTAAGATTTAATATAACATGTTCGTTTTTGATTTTGATATTATCTTTAAACAATTTCAAAAGGTTATCTATAAATAATGCGTGGTTTTGGCGTAAATATTTCTCAATTAAATGTGGTGCATAATTGATGCGTTGTTGTGAAATATCTTCATTTTCGTTATTTGATAAGTTATTTTGATATAAATTTCTAGTTTTATAAAATTCATTAAATTTTTGTTTGTTGGTTGGGATGCTTAAATCAATAATTTTAGCTATATCATTAATAAATGTTTGATAATCATTGATGTTAAAACCAAAAATTTCATTTTTGTGCGATTGATTATATTCGCTAAATTCTTTTTTCTTTAAATCTTTTCAAACGTTCATCACATAGTCTTCTGTGATGATATTTTGAATCTTTTGTAATTTTATTTGGTTATTAACGCTATTAGATAAATCTGGAATTAAATTTTGAGCTTTTAAATTTTTATATCTAGTAATAATATCTTTGAGATATGAAAAATGGCCTTGTGAGATGATGTTTAAATAATAATTTCTTTGAGATTCTTCTAATTTAGAAGTAATCACTAAACCATCAACTAATAAAATGTTTTGACTTGGTTTTACAGCACGAATTTCATCGTCAGTTACTCCGGTTTTGAAGTTATCTTTAGCATAATATGCATCAATTACGTCTCCGTTGTACATAATCGCCGCATTAACATCTGGTCTTTTGGGATTGATCAATTCATTTACAATTTCTAAACCATCTCCTTTTAGAGTGATGTGTTGTGAATTACGAACATCATAACCTGTTCCATCTTTGATTAAATCTGCAAATGCATCAATTAGAATTTTATATGTTTTGTTGTTTTTGTTGCTTTCATCCAAATCAACTGCACCACTAAAATTAGTGTCTGTACGTTGTCCGTTCGGACCGCTTGGTCAATATGATGAACCATAAAGCATATTATCTCTAACTGCATCGGTTATAAGTCACTTATCAAAACCATTTGCACTTAGAGTTTTTAAAACATTGATAATTGCATATGGATTAGTTATTTGTTGACTTTTTGAATTACCACCGATAAAATTATCACGATATTTGTCAAAATATTTTTCAAAATTAATACTTTCGTCATCGTTTATAAAATCTTCATATGCTTTATTATTTTTGTATTTAGGTAGTTTTGTAATATCTATTTTGTGAATGTTATAAGCGATTGCCATGTCTTGCGAATAATATGGATAAAAATATTCTCATAGTTCATTATCGTTACCGATTTGATACTTTGCGAGGTGTTTTCATACTTCAGAACGCATCGTTAGCTTGACATAATTGCGAATTTCATTACGTGCCGCTGCTGCTTTTTGAAATTCTGTACTTACTTTTGTAAGTTGTAAATCTGATACTTCATTAGATTTGTTGGCTTTTAATTGAGTTAATTTTAGAAGTTGATTTTTAAGACTGTCATATTGAGTATAAATTTTAAGTTCAGGGAGGTTAAATAAAATTGAGTAATCTAATTTTGAAATTAAATTATTTTTAATTAGTTCTACTGTTAAAAATTCCGAACCTATTCCTGCAACTGTTTTATTGTTTCTAAGCGCATTGCTAAATTGATTGATCTCGTCAAATTCTTTATAATCAAATGCCTCTGAGAGTTGGTTGATATTATATTCTGACATATAAGCTTTATAATTAAAGAAACTTGGTTTGAAATGGTTGGTAGTTTTTAGGGCCGCTGTCGAAGTAATTATAGCTGTTGTTGCTGCTAAAGTTGCTGTGGTTAAAATAACTTTGGTTGTTTTATGTTTCATTATTTTTTCTTTGCTTTATATAATGCATATCCAACATTACTAATTAAGGTCATAAAAAGGATAATTGATCCAATTACTAAACCTCAAGGTTCAAATGCACCTTCATAAAGTTTAGTTCCCAAGGTTGTTGCATTTGAAGTTGTTCTTGCGATAATAAAATCATCAAAACTTAATACTGATGTAACCACAATAACTGTAATAATAGATGGAATCATATGAACTAAGTAGGTTTTAAATCATGCTCGAATTTTTGAAAAACCTAAATCTTGCGAAGCTTCAAAAAAGTTATTATTAAATTTTTCACTTCTAGGTAGCATTAATGAAATTCCGTAAGGTAATGCCATAATTGTATGTCCGATAATAAGTCTTCCAAAACCTTCGCGATCTACCGCAATGATTCCAAAAAATAAACTAAAAACTAATACCAAACCTAAGGCAGTAATATTATCCGGATTAATTAATGGTATGTTAGAAGTAGCAGTTAATGAGGAGCGCATTAATTTATTTTTAGAACGATATAAAGCGTATACAGTTATTAAACTAATGATAACAACTAATGTACTTACAATAATAGCTAATAAAATAGTGTTAACTAACGCTAAGCCTCTGCCTGATTTGAATAATGATACTCAATTTTCCCCTGTCCCACTAGTTCAAGTCGGATTAAATTCGCCTTTTGGAGTAGGACTATTGAAACTAAATATGACTCCGAAGAATAATGGAACATAGACAATGCTTAAAATAATATAAATATATGTCTTTCTAAAAAAGGATGATAATTTACTCATAATGAGCCCCCTTTTTTAGTTTAAAAATAAGTTTTGGAACTAATAAAAATAATGAATAGACACCGATAAAAATTGCTGACACAACAATAACTAAAGCTGAACCACTACTTAAATCGTATTTGTTTCCTGGATTTAATTTAGAGTTAATTAAATCACCGATAAGTTGTTTTTGCGATCCGTCGGGTAAAAGTTTTGCAGACACCACGAAAGTTGTTGCTGAAGCTAAAAAAATCATTGCTAAACCACTTAAAATCGCTTTGGTACCATAAGGGACAATTACTTTAAACATAGTTTGAACGTTGTTGTAACCTAAATCATTACTTGCTTCAATAATGTTTTTTGGCATATCTTTGAACACGGTATATAAAGGCAAAATCATTAAAGGTAAATTTAGATAAGTTAAACCGAAAATGATGAATAATTCATTGTTTAAAGTCTTTGGATTGTTATGAAAAATTGCTAAAGCTAACCCTTTGATTGAATAGATTCTAGCAATGGTAAAAATTGCCATTGGACTAATAATTAAACTTAATGCAAAAAGTTTAAAGATTTTTGATTTAGAGGTAGATACGAAGTATGCATATGGAAATCCAATTAATAAACATAAAACCGCAGAAACCAAACCGATTCAAAGGGATCTGCCGATAATGTTTCATGTGTTTGGTTGTTTAACTAAAACTCATGGATCAAATTCGAAAGCGTTGGTTGATGTAAAAGCACTTATTATAATCATTAATACCGGAAGTAAAATTAAGAAAATCGCAATAAAAAGATAAGGAAGAAATAATCACGCTTTTTTGTCGAATTTAAATAATGCTTTAATTTTTGAAGACATTAGAAGTGTAGTCTCACTTTGGATCTTTTTTCATTAAGTGTATTGAATCAATTGTTCAACTTAAAAATACTTTTTCATCTAAGTCAAATTTCTTAGATGTTTCAACGTAAATTGTTTCTTCATCTTCAGTTTGGATTTCTAAGTAGTAGTAACTTCCGCGGTATGAAGTTTCTTTCACTCAACCTACGATTTTTCCGTTCAAAGAAGTTGGATTATTTGTAATGTCGATATCCTCGGGACGAATTAAAGCATCTAGAGTTTCGTTAGCTGAGAATTCGTTAAGTTCATGAATGGTTTTAAATTCTTTACCGAGTAATTTTACATAACCATTAGCAGTGAATTTAGCATCATAAATATTAGAATCGCCAACAAATTTTGCAACTCAAATATTGACAGGATAGTCATAAATGTTTTTTGGGGTATCATATTGTTCAATTATTCCGTCACGCATAACTGCGATACGGTCTGAAAGTTCTAAGGCTTCATCCTGATCATGTGTTACAAAGATGAAAGTTAGTCCTAATTCTTGTTGCACACTTCTTAATAAGACTTGCATTTTTTTACGGATTTTAGCATCTAAGGCACTAAGTGGTTCATCAAGTAATAAAATTTCGGGTTCAATTACTAAACTACGCGCTAGAGCAACACGTTGCTTCATTCCACCTGATAGTTCAGTAATTGTTTTGGTTTCATTTCCTTTTAAACCAACTAAATCAATGATTTTTTGGATTTTTTCTCTCATTTCTTGTGAAGTCATCTTGCGCTTAAAATATCTGTTTTGAAAAGCTTCTGTATTTTGTCTTACGTAGTTTTCTCAATATGAATACTTAAAATCCGAATCATCTAGTCAATTTTGTCTTTTTTTGTATTGATATGTTCCTGGAGTAATGGTTTTAAGTTCTTGTATATATTGCTCTTGAATTTGATCTAATTGTTGCATTTTTTGCTCAGCTTTTTGAGTTCATTTTTTAATTTTATGCTCTAAAAGATGAATGTATTTTTCATTTACTTCTTGTTTATTAACTCTTTTAAGTTTAAGTCCATAAGAAATATTACCCTCTACATTAAGATGTGGAAATAGTGCGTAATCTTGGAAAATGGTTGACACATTTCTTTTATGTGGTGATAAATCTTTAATATCATGACCATTAAATAAAATTTCCCCACGGGTTGCTCATTCAAAACCACCAATCAAACGTAATATAGTAGTTTTACCAGAACCAGACGGCCCTAATAAAGTAACAAATTCGCCACGTTTAATTTCTAAGTTAATTTTATGTAAAACGGTTTTATCATCAAATTCTTTAACAACTTCTCTAAGTTGAATAATATTTTGTTTATCTTTTTTTGGCTTACTTTTATCATTAGTGAGCATTGTTTCTCCTTTCGAAAATAAATAAATGTTATTTTATTTTCTACAGGGAGACGGTATCGAAAAGATTCTCACAGTATTCTTCTATACTATGAGAAAGTGAAGGATATTCTAAATCAGTAAAATTGCTTAAAATGCTTTTTATAGCGATTTTTTGAATTAAAATATTTTTGTTTTTCATATTTGATTATTATATATTATTCATAGAATAATATATATAAAATCTAATAATTTTTTAATCTCAAATCACCTTTTAAATCATATTAAAAAAATAAAATTAAATATTTTAAAACATTATAAAAATGATATAAAATTAAATAAATACAGAGCCATTCTTAAACCTTAATATTCATTATTAATTTAATTATTTTTAAAATTTAAGAAGTTCTTAAATTTATTTACTTTTTACTTATATATTTAAAATTTAAGTTAGGAGACTTAATGAGTTCAAATAATATTCCTACAAAAATTATTGGCTTAGGTGGTTTATTAGAAATTGGTAAATCTACCTTGCTTATAGACCATAATGATCGCATTTTTATAATAGATTCTGGAATTAAATTCGGTGATACATATAATACAGGTATTAAGGGAATTGTTCCAAGATATGATTATCTTAAACAACCAAATAAAAAAATTGAGGGTATTTTTATCACACACGGACATGAAGATCATATTGGTGGTGTCGTTTATTTATTAAAACAAACAAAATTAAATAAGATCTTTGCTCCGAGAATTGCAATTCAATATCTCAAACTAAAATTCGAAGAACATAAAATTACTAAAAACATTGAATTTATAGAGATCAATAAAAATGATGTTTACGAATTTGAGGGTGGTTGCAAGGTTGATTTTTGAACAGCACAACACTCAATTCCTGATGCTTTTGGAATCAGAATTACCACACCTAATGGTTCTATAATGTGTACTGGTGATTTTCGTTTTGATTATACTCCAATTGGTAATTACACAGATTTTGCACGTTTAGACGAAATTGGAAAACAAGGCTTAACAGCATTGTTATCAGATTCGACTAATGCAATGCGTCCAAATCATTCGCCTTCAGAAAGTGATATTTTAACTGATATTGAAAAAATCATGTTAGAAGCAAAACAAAAAATAATTGTTACAACTTTTGCTTCAAATTTAACAAGGGTAAAAGTAATTATTGAATTAGCTGCTAAATTGGGCAAAAAAGTTATTACTTTTGGTCGTTCGATGATACAAGGTGTTAAAATAGGTCGTAAATTAGGATATATAAAAGTAGGAGATGATGTTTTAATAGACAAAAAACAACTTAATAATGTTCCTGATAAAGACTTAGTAATTTTAACTACCGGATCTCAAGGTGAACAACTGGCTGCATTATCTCGTATGAGTTATAACAAACATGCAACAATTAAAATAACTAAAGGGGATGTCGTTATTTTTTCTTCTAGTCCGATTCCAGGCAATCGTATGATTGTGGAATTATTAATTAATCGTTTATATAAATTAGGTGCTATTATTAAAGAAAATGGTGTTGATGGTTATTTACATACATCAGGACATGCTTATAAATGAGAGCATGATAAGATTTTTAGATTGACAAAGCCAAAATACTTTTTACCTTATCACGGTGAATACCGTATGTGCGTAGTGCACGGACAAACGGCAATTGATAACGGAGTTAAACCAGAGAATGTTTTAATTTTACAAAAAGGTGAAGTATATGAAATGTTTAATGAAACTATTTATAAAACACCACAACAAATAGATTTTGGTCCGGTTTATATTGATGGAAATAAAGTTTTAACCTTAAATGCTAATATTATTAAACAAAGAGAATTGCTTAAAGAATCTGGCTTTGTAAACATTGTCTTTTTAATAGACAAAGAAAAAAATATGATTATTGGTAGACCTCAAATTATTACCAGGGGAAGTTTCTTTGTAAAAACATCACGTGAGTTAGTTGATGAAGCACGTAGGGTTGCACATGGTGCGGTATTGCATTCAATCAAAAATAACAAAGAATGAAGTGTAGCAGAATTAGAAAATATTATTATCGATCGATTATTAAATCTATTTTATAAGGAAAAACGTAGAAACCCGATTATTATACCAACGATTATTTTTAATAACGAAGAACCTGAAACAGAGTTTTTAGAATGTAAAATTAATTTTATAACAAGTAAACAACGCACAGAAGAAACATTACCAAATATTAAGAGTGATATTTCTGCTCCCGTTAAAAAGACGCGTTCAAGCAGTAAATTAAAACAACAAAAACTTTTAGATGATTTAAAAGGTGAAATCTTTGGTGATGTAAGTATTGATGATAACTTAGACGAAGAAGATGAAATATAAAAAACAGCAAACCTTACATTTGTTGTTTTTTTATATTATTTAACTAACTCGCCAATTACGATTTTGAAAATTTTCTATAAAGCAGCTATTGCGTTATTTTTCTCTCTAAGTTTTTTAAACTTAGAAATTTTAATAAATAAAACTTGGGAATATATCAATAACTAAAAATCAGTTTTCTGATGAGTGTTTAGTTACTTAATTTAATATAGTTTTTGTTAATTTATTCTTACTTCTTCATAAAATTCTAAAACATCGTCTAATTGAATGTCGTTGAAGTTTTTAATATGAGTACCAAAATCTTTGCCTTTTACAACTTCTTTGACATCATTTAGTTCGCGTCTTAAACTTTCAAGTTCTCCTTCATGGATTAGTTTGGTTTTACGGTATACTTTCACTTTACATTTTTCCTTTACAACACCAGAATCTTGCATACATCCCGCAATACTTCCTACTTTTGAGTAAAAGAATACTTTTAAAACGTGTGCTTCACCAATCTTGCGGTCTTCATATACCGGTGCCTTTTGCTCATCTAACATAATCTGGCAATCTTCAATAATTTTATAAATTACATTATGTTCAATGATATTAATTTTTTGTGATTGTGCATTTTGCTTTATATTTGCAGGTGTTTTGAGATTAAAGACGAAAATAGTAGCATTTGAAGCTTGAGCTAAAAGTAAATCGTTTCCACTAATATAACCAGCAGATGCTGCAATAACTTTAATTACTGCTTCATCGTTTTCTAGGTGATTAATTTGGCCTTTGATTGCTTCGGCTGTTCCGTGAACATCTGATTTAATGATGACATTAATTACTTTTTTGCCCTCGTGGTTTTTTAAAATTAAGTTTTTATCATGTAATAAATTCATTTTATCAGCAAAAGCTTTTTCGTTGGCTAACTTCTTAGCAAATTTTTCATCACTAAAACCAATGAATTTATCGCCAGCATCTGGAGCGTAGTTTAATCCATTAATAATTGCCGGCATTCCTGGATTAACTTTTTCAATTGGATGATTATTTGTATCAATAATAGATCTAATCCGTCCATATTTTGAACCGGCTACTAAAAAATCTCCTCTATATAAAGTTCCGTTTTCTACAATAATTGTAGATACAACTCCGGATCCTTTATCAATTCTAGATTCAATAATAGTTCCAATTGGATATCTTTTAGGATTGGCCTTTAAATTCAATACTTCAGCTAATAATGTGATTGCGTCGAAAAGTTCGTTTAATCCGTCTCCATTTAGAGCTGAACCATATACAATTTGAGTATCTCCACCATATTCTTCAATTACCACTTCGTTTTCGGCTAACTCACCTTTTATACGGTTTAAATCCTTATTAGGTTTATCTATTTTATTAACAAAAACAATAACAGGAACATTGGCTGCTTTTGCGTGTTGGATTGCTTCCTTAGTTTGTGGCATTACTCCATCATCAGCAGCTACTACTAAAATAATAATATCAGTTATTTTTGCACCGCGTGCACGCATTTTGGTAAATGCTTCATGGCCTGGAGTATCTAAAAAAGTAATTTTGGCATTTTTGTGTTTGATTTGATATGCTCCGGTGTGCTGAGTAATTCCACTTGATTCGGTAGCAACAATATTTGAACTTCTAATTTTGTCAATTAAAGTGGTTTTCCCGTGATCTACGTGTCCCATAATAGTGATAATTGGACTACGGGTGATTAAATCTTCAGATTTATCTTGGAAGTTTATTTCATCTAAAAAGTTACTTCCATCTACATTAGTTTCTTTTTGAAAATCTAAACCATTTTCCAAACAAAGTTCACCAATTTCTTCTTCTGATAAAATGTGATTGACATTATACATTTTTCCGCTAAGGAAAAATTTCTTAATAATATCATTGCTATTAATCCGTGTAATTTTAGCAAAATCAGCAATTGTCATTTTTCCAGTAAAAATAAAAATTCCGTCTTTTACTTCAGTCTTAGTGGTTTGTAGTTGTTGTTTGATTTCATCCACATTACTAATTCTATTATTCTTTTTGGCCATATATCACCTCCATAATTGCTGTTTGTAAATTATCATACATTTCTTTGGTTATATTAGTACGAAATGTGCGATTTAAAGCCTTAGTTTTTGTTATTTTATTTCAATTGTCTAAATTACATAAAAAGTAAGCCCCGCGCCCTTTTAAAGTTTTATTTATATCTAGTGTTAATTGATTCTTTTTCTTATCAAAATCAATGCGTGTTAATTTCTTTGCATCTAAAATTTGATTGGTTGCAATGCATTTTCGAGTGTAGTTTTTAGTTTTCTCATTCATCATCTAAATCACTTAAATCGATATCTGAATCTAAGCCGTAACTTGCTAAATCATCATCAACCTTGAAGTCTTTAATTTTTTTGTATTCTTTAATCATATTTCGTTTTTTGTGAGTTTTTTTGTCTTTATTTTCAGTTTCTTCTTGAAATTCATCAAATTCATTTTCGGCGGCAAAATTAATATCAAACGAACTATTAATGTCATCTACAAAGTCATAAGCATCAGAATGTGCTTCGGATTCGTATAATTTTTCTTCCATATTTTCAAATAAATCATCCATTACAGATTCACTTGGTTGTTGTGCTGTTTTGATAGTTTGTTTATTTTTTGTATTTAAAAGTGATTTTTTGTTTTGATCTAAATTCATATTAATTGATGAAATAAATTCTTGTACGTCTTTATCAAATTCATCCATCGAGATGTTAAGATCTTTAAGATAACTATTTGGTTTAGATTTTTTATGATGATTTCTTGTTTGATTAAAGAAACTTTTTTCTTTGGTGTTAGCAATTTTCTTTAGTGGTTGAGTAAATGGAATTTTTAATTTTAAAGCTTTTTCAACTGTAATAACTTCGATTCTGGTTGAGGTAAGTTTAGAAGCTAGTTCGATATTAATTCCTCTTTTTCCGATTGTGTTAGTCAAGTCTTCGTCCTGCACAATTACATAAGCTTTTTGAGTTACTTTATGAATTTTAACATCAATAATTTTGGCTGGTGATAATGCATTTTTAATATATTCATTTTTTTTATCTGAATATCTAATAATATCAATTTTTTCTCCAAGCGTTTCCGAAACTGCAATTAGGCGTTTTGCACCTTCACCAAAAATTGAACCAATGATATCAAAATTAAAATGTTTTTCAGGATTTGGACGAACCGAAACCTTACTTCTGATGCCTGGTGAACGTTGAATTTTAATAATTTGAATGTCACCTGATTGAATTTCTACGATTTGTTTTTTTAAAGCATCAGATACTTGCAAAGGATCAATCATTGTTACTTCAAGTGTGTTGATATTACTTTCGATATTAATTCTTTTTAAGATAACTTCAATTGTTTGACCTTGATTAAGTTCTATTGATTTATTTGTTTCATCACTCGCTAAAAAAGCGTTGTAAGCAATATCGTTATCAAAAATTTCAACACTTAAATTACCTCTTTGTAATTTATGTTTTACTTTTGCATAAAATTTTGTTCCAATTTTATTACTAAAGATTTCTTGAATACGTTCCTTTTCAATTCTTTTAAGTTCCGTTTTAAAACCATTATTAATTGCTGCTTTTTGTCTTTTAGTTAATCATGTAAAATCAAAATAAATTTCAATTGGGTCTCCAACTTTGATTTCAGGATTCTTGGTTTTGATTTCATCGATTTTTACATAAATTAATTTTTGTAAATCTGGTTCACCTGTTATTTCTGGATCCTCAAATTCTATTTCAGATGATTCATCAATTACGGTTCCGTTTAAGACAACCGGATAAACCACTTGATTTTCGTGGTCTGCAATAAATTTAATTTCAGATTCAGGATTAACATATTTTTGGATTGTTTTTGCAGTTTCAGTTTCAAAAATGTTTAAGATAACATCGAAATCTAAGCGGTGTTTTTCAGCAAATCCTTTTGTAATTAAATAAAGGGAATGATTTTCAGCGCTTATATTTTGTTTGCTTTGAGTTTGTGTCTTTTTTCTACCCATAATTACCTTCTTAAAATTTTATATATAATTCTGCTGATAAAATATTATTTTTTTCAAATCAAATTTTACGAATTTGTCCTTTTTGGTTTCATTTCCCTAAAAGTTTTTCGCGATGATCTTCTAATAATTGTATTTGAAAAATATTTTGTGAATAAAGTGATTTTTTTGTTTTAATTTGTATATATTTACCGATAACTTCGTTTAAATTGTTGATATCTAAAGTAGTTTCTACTCCTTTGGATAAAACTTCTAGATTATGTGCATCAGTAAATCATGTTTGAGTTTCTAAAAAAGCTGAAATTTGTTTTGAAATTGTTTCCACATCCTTTAAATCGTTGTAAGTAGTAACAACTTCTAAAGTCTCTCCAAAGTCGTTTTTTATGAATTTTGCACTAACAATAACATCTTTAAAATTTTGCGATAAAATCTGTTTATAGTCCATTCATACCTCTTAATTTAATTCATTTATATGAAAGAGTTGCACAACTTGTACAACTCCTTTCATTTATTATTTTAATCAAGTGTTATTATACACTATCTTACAATTTTTCAAATTATTTATGATATGTAATATTGTGTTTAATAGTAAAAGCACGATAAATTTGTTCTATCAACATTATACGGAATAATTCGTGTGGAAAGGTCAATTTAGAAAAGTTAATTTTATTTTCAAAAAAACTTTCATCCACACCATTAGAACCTCCGATTATAAAAGTGACATTATCAATATTTACAAATAATTCACCAAATTCTATGGAGTTGTATTGTTGAGCTTTTGTAGAAAGATAAAAAACCTTTGAATTTTTTGGGATTTTAGTCAAAATTAATTCAGTCTCTTTTTTAATTTTTAGGTCAATGTTAGGCATTTTCTGTTCTTTAATTTCAATTAAATTAACTTTTGCAAAAAAGTTAATTTTCTTTAGATAACTGTTATATAAAACTTGATACTCTTTTGATAAACTACCGACAGCAATGATATTTAATTTCATTATTTACGCGAACTTAAATGAAACATTAACATTTGAATATCAGCCGGATTAATTCCTGAAATCCGCGATGCTTGTCCAATGGTTTGTGGACGCACTTGTTCTAATTTTTGGCGAGCTTCCGTAGCTAAATTAATTACATTGTCATAATTAATGTCAATAGGAATTTTTAAGTTGTCTAAACGGCTCATTTTTTGTGCCTGGGTTTCTTGTTTTTTAATATAACCATCTAAGCGAACCATGGTTGTTAATTCGTTTTTAAATTTAAAATCGCCTAAAATTTCTTCAGCATGAACTTCTGGTCTTGCTAAAACCTTAAGTAAAGAAATGCCGTTTTCGATTCCATATTTTTGAGCCAACGGAGATTTAGATGACAAAAATTGGTTACTTAACTCTTGAATTTTTTCGTTTATTTTTTGATATTTAACAATGACAAAATCATAATCCTTTTGTGAAATTAAACCAACTTGGTAGCCGTATTTTGCTAATCTTAAATC
The window above is part of the Mycoplasmopsis mustelae genome. Proteins encoded here:
- the rpsB gene encoding 30S ribosomal protein S2 is translated as MSTENKKTEKVETKQPKENKEAKNPIVSRTKLLEAGAYFGHKSHAWNPKMKEYLVPNKKNKGAHIIDIFKTQKYLEFAYSLINSLAAKNAKFIFVGTKKQAREAVKNAAERTNSFFVTERWLGGTLTNHETIMKRVSKMEKLEAKHATNFKGYTKKEALEFKKELDKLHRNLNGIRTMKYLPNVMIVADPLHDEIAVKEAKRKGIKVISLLDSNANPDSVDFGIPANDDSSKSIALIMTILADAITKAKGGEQLFAYQDDEKVVLPKFQSKNTTTQNE
- a CDS encoding ABC transporter permease; protein product: MSKLSSFFRKTYIYIILSIVYVPLFFGVIFSFNSPTPKGEFNPTWTSGTGENWVSLFKSGRGLALVNTILLAIIVSTLVVIISLITVYALYRSKNKLMRSSLTATSNIPLINPDNITALGLVLVFSLFFGIIAVDREGFGRLIIGHTIMALPYGISLMLPRSEKFNNNFFEASQDLGFSKIRAWFKTYLVHMIPSIITVIVVTSVLSFDDFIIARTTSNATTLGTKLYEGAFEPWGLVIGSIILFMTLISNVGYALYKAKKK
- a CDS encoding ABC transporter permease, which encodes MSSKIKALFKFDKKAWLFLPYLFIAIFLILLPVLMIIISAFTSTNAFEFDPWVLVKQPNTWNIIGRSLWIGLVSAVLCLLIGFPYAYFVSTSKSKIFKLFALSLIISPMAIFTIARIYSIKGLALAIFHNNPKTLNNELFIIFGLTYLNLPLMILPLYTVFKDMPKNIIEASNDLGYNNVQTMFKVIVPYGTKAILSGLAMIFLASATTFVVSAKLLPDGSQKQLIGDLINSKLNPGNKYDLSSGSALVIVVSAIFIGVYSLFLLVPKLIFKLKKGAHYE
- a CDS encoding ABC transporter ATP-binding protein, with amino-acid sequence MLTNDKSKPKKDKQNIIQLREVVKEFDDKTVLHKINLEIKRGEFVTLLGPSGSGKTTILRLIGGFEWATRGEILFNGHDIKDLSPHKRNVSTIFQDYALFPHLNVEGNISYGLKLKRVNKQEVNEKYIHLLEHKIKKWTQKAEQKMQQLDQIQEQYIQELKTITPGTYQYKKRQNWLDDSDFKYSYWENYVRQNTEAFQNRYFKRKMTSQEMREKIQKIIDLVGLKGNETKTITELSGGMKQRVALARSLVIEPEILLLDEPLSALDAKIRKKMQVLLRSVQQELGLTFIFVTHDQDEALELSDRIAVMRDGIIEQYDTPKNIYDYPVNIWVAKFVGDSNIYDAKFTANGYVKLLGKEFKTIHELNEFSANETLDALIRPEDIDITNNPTSLNGKIVGWVKETSYRGSYYYLEIQTEDEETIYVETSKKFDLDEKVFLSWTIDSIHLMKKDPKWDYTSNVFKN
- a CDS encoding ribonuclease J, whose translation is MSSNNIPTKIIGLGGLLEIGKSTLLIDHNDRIFIIDSGIKFGDTYNTGIKGIVPRYDYLKQPNKKIEGIFITHGHEDHIGGVVYLLKQTKLNKIFAPRIAIQYLKLKFEEHKITKNIEFIEINKNDVYEFEGGCKVDFWTAQHSIPDAFGIRITTPNGSIMCTGDFRFDYTPIGNYTDFARLDEIGKQGLTALLSDSTNAMRPNHSPSESDILTDIEKIMLEAKQKIIVTTFASNLTRVKVIIELAAKLGKKVITFGRSMIQGVKIGRKLGYIKVGDDVLIDKKQLNNVPDKDLVILTTGSQGEQLAALSRMSYNKHATIKITKGDVVIFSSSPIPGNRMIVELLINRLYKLGAIIKENGVDGYLHTSGHAYKWEHDKIFRLTKPKYFLPYHGEYRMCVVHGQTAIDNGVKPENVLILQKGEVYEMFNETIYKTPQQIDFGPVYIDGNKVLTLNANIIKQRELLKESGFVNIVFLIDKEKNMIIGRPQIITRGSFFVKTSRELVDEARRVAHGAVLHSIKNNKEWSVAELENIIIDRLLNLFYKEKRRNPIIIPTIIFNNEEPETEFLECKINFITSKQRTEETLPNIKSDISAPVKKTRSSSKLKQQKLLDDLKGEIFGDVSIDDNLDEEDEI